The Kineosporia sp. NBRC 101731 genome has a window encoding:
- a CDS encoding response regulator transcription factor — protein sequence MISVLLVDDQQLLRMGFRMILDAEDDMTVVGEAGDGRSGVGMASALKPDIVLMDVRMPGMDGISATEAILKADPSARVLILTTFDVDEYVYAGLRAGASGFLLKDAPTDELIGAIRTVAGGESVLAPTTTTRLISRLVTLLPPDRHDAGEGRPSRDAVAGLTDREREVFLLVAAARSNREIAQELHLSEGTVKIHVGRILSKLDLRDRVQAVVLAYESGLVVPGRT from the coding sequence GTGATCAGTGTTCTCCTCGTCGACGACCAGCAGCTGCTGCGCATGGGGTTCCGGATGATCCTCGACGCCGAGGACGACATGACCGTGGTCGGTGAGGCCGGCGACGGCCGGTCCGGTGTCGGCATGGCGTCGGCACTGAAGCCCGACATCGTGCTCATGGATGTGAGAATGCCGGGGATGGATGGCATCTCGGCGACCGAGGCGATCCTGAAGGCCGACCCCTCCGCCCGCGTGCTGATCCTGACCACCTTCGACGTGGATGAGTACGTGTACGCCGGGCTGCGGGCCGGGGCCAGCGGCTTCCTGCTGAAAGACGCCCCGACCGACGAGCTGATCGGTGCCATCCGCACGGTGGCCGGGGGCGAATCGGTACTCGCGCCGACCACCACGACCCGGCTGATCAGCCGCCTGGTCACCTTGCTGCCCCCGGACCGGCACGACGCCGGCGAGGGCCGGCCCAGCCGTGACGCCGTTGCCGGGCTGACCGATCGCGAGCGCGAGGTCTTCCTGCTCGTGGCCGCCGCCCGGTCGAACCGGGAGATCGCGCAGGAGCTGCACCTGTCCGAGGGCACGGTGAAGATCCATGTGGGCCGCATCCTGTCCAAGCTGGATCTGCGGGACCGGGTGCAGGCCGTGGTGCTGGCCTACGAGTCCGGTCTGGTCGTGCCCGGCCGGACGTGA
- a CDS encoding BlaI/MecI/CopY family transcriptional regulator: MSLGHLERDVMDRLWASPAPVTVRDVHAALGEQRDVAYTTVMTVLQRLAKKGLASQTRDGKAHLYSASESREQMAAELMMDALGDVGGAQARQAALLHFVGRMSAHETELLKAALSGTAQSTPERAP, translated from the coding sequence GTGAGCCTGGGTCATCTCGAACGCGACGTCATGGACCGCCTGTGGGCGTCCCCGGCCCCGGTGACGGTGCGCGACGTGCACGCCGCCCTCGGCGAGCAGCGCGACGTGGCCTACACCACGGTGATGACCGTGCTCCAGCGACTGGCCAAGAAGGGCCTCGCGAGCCAGACCCGGGACGGCAAGGCCCACCTGTACTCCGCCTCCGAGTCCCGGGAGCAGATGGCGGCCGAACTGATGATGGACGCGCTGGGCGACGTCGGTGGCGCACAGGCGCGACAGGCGGCGCTGCTGCACTTCGTCGGGCGGATGTCCGCCCACGAGACCGAACTCCTCAAGGCCGCGCTGAGCGGAACGGCGCAGAGCACGCCGGAACGCGCTCCGTGA
- a CDS encoding sensor histidine kinase, producing the protein MSRRSWAFDVVVTLLVMSTFVLRSDVRGVSGTSAVIQMLCCLPLVVRRVHPAPVFWTLAALFATVPLWSEITGPNLALLVALYTVAAYQSRLRAAVAAVGLDIVFITTLNTSPQVTLTDSVIFTLAATAAAIGLGLWTATRRTYLAELKDRAERLERERDQQHELAVQTERARMTREMHDIVAHHLTVVVALSDAAARTAVKSPERAAEVMRQVSATGRQALAETRRVLDGNSSAQNGSGADPHDRDPVPDLGGLDALLENVRAAGLPVAYEVTGRMEDVVVGPGVQLTLYRLVQESLTNTMKHAGAGASARVGLSFGKDEVLVTIEDDGGGLRAAPAPERGGGRGLTGMRERVHAYGGEVGSGPMSPAGWQVHARIGVRPE; encoded by the coding sequence ATGAGCAGGCGTTCCTGGGCGTTCGACGTGGTGGTGACGCTGCTGGTGATGTCCACGTTCGTGCTCCGGTCCGACGTGCGGGGGGTGAGCGGCACCTCCGCCGTGATCCAGATGCTGTGCTGCCTGCCCCTGGTGGTGCGCCGGGTCCACCCGGCACCGGTGTTCTGGACGCTGGCCGCCCTGTTCGCCACCGTGCCGCTCTGGAGCGAGATCACCGGCCCGAACCTGGCGCTGCTGGTCGCGCTCTACACGGTCGCGGCCTACCAGTCGCGGCTGCGGGCCGCGGTCGCCGCCGTCGGACTGGACATCGTGTTCATCACCACGCTGAACACGTCGCCCCAGGTCACGCTGACCGACTCGGTGATCTTCACGTTGGCGGCCACGGCCGCGGCGATCGGCCTGGGCCTGTGGACCGCCACCCGCCGCACCTACCTGGCCGAACTGAAAGACCGGGCCGAGCGCCTGGAACGCGAGCGCGACCAGCAGCACGAGCTGGCCGTTCAGACCGAGCGGGCCCGGATGACGCGGGAGATGCACGACATCGTGGCGCATCACCTCACCGTCGTGGTGGCCCTCAGCGACGCGGCGGCCCGCACGGCGGTGAAGTCGCCGGAACGGGCGGCCGAGGTGATGCGGCAGGTATCCGCGACGGGACGGCAGGCGCTGGCGGAGACCCGGCGGGTGCTCGACGGCAACTCCTCGGCCCAGAACGGTTCCGGCGCCGATCCGCACGACCGCGACCCGGTGCCCGACCTGGGCGGCCTCGACGCCCTGCTGGAGAACGTGCGGGCGGCCGGGTTACCGGTGGCGTACGAGGTCACCGGCAGGATGGAGGACGTGGTGGTGGGCCCGGGAGTTCAGCTCACCCTCTACCGTCTGGTTCAAGAGTCGCTCACCAACACCATGAAGCATGCCGGGGCCGGGGCGAGCGCCCGGGTCGGGCTGTCGTTCGGGAAGGACGAGGTGCTGGTCACGATCGAGGACGACGGCGGCGGCCTGCGCGCGGCGCCGGCCCCCGAACGTGGGGGCGGACGCGGCCTGACCGGCATGCGCGAGCGGGTGCACGCCTATGGTGGTGAGGTCGGGTCGGGGCCGATGTCCCCGGCCGGCTGGCAGGTCCACGCCCGCATCGGGGTCCGGCCGGAGTGA
- a CDS encoding nitrate- and nitrite sensing domain-containing protein → MTAVQHEPAQLGSGRPGPSPDPANPAGSSAGTAFPEPRHRTPPGRRGGNRAGGPGGGGSTIGRRVARILALPAAVILLLLGILSAQQIGSYRDAAATADAVTLSLEVQKLVTALQTERGVTAAVQGGNSSFTPELAPARSQVDGQRRVVQGLVGNSDGDGARVDSALSQLDGLTAIRASTDAGKDIDSAGRTATFEYYTERIAGLADVDLGLGNSGDTQLRRGLTAFRSLQHGIEGLSQERAFLNGVYSAGGFSGDEFMRLSEMRAEYQYSLDQFGEYATTGQKQSLSFIFSTGAAQVVQSFEQTALEAGDGRHLNVNPQSWWSGMGTLLADADQLEQHVGSQIQERAHDLQQAAAGRIGLLLVAVLVCFAGSIYLSTLAALSISRPLASLAAEADDLAVNRLPEAVRRAQNADPDSPPQPPGTVRVPARATDEIRSVATALDHLQAAAYELATEQALQRRDTIQSLANLGRRNQNLIRRQLGFITSLEREEVDPNALANLFELDHLATRMRRNASSLLVLVDASSPRTWSQAVPVADVIRAAVSEVEEYRRVALRRVDEANVLGSAIGSIAHLLSELIENGLTFSPPDSEVEVQGRRIADGYLIAVTDQGVGMTPEELRLANSRLRGEGDFIAAPTRFLGHFVVGKLARDTGVQVELLPSPVTGVTARVILPASLLAASLSVEVRSLQEAPVVQHYDQPAPLLALPRLDALDDPLHDQLRDIPRVPDDPGELVDDAQISEIGGVPGPRVQDLPVIEPAVDRFDERGFAPEIGRAPAHRGDDQGPGEQNFAGPGFDDQLLGGQGLTADLPAPGHVAGTPRWAKPGDLVAHQFEQRTHEGTGADDEDRGGPGSQPHNGSFIDLRTPAAGLGLPAAKPAPGTPPSGTRPTGSLRPAQARTPGTPRRVSPSGSPQTAGIPLAGGPVDHTQNGLRKRVPRSQRQDGGGPARSPRRVIDLDAAAERSQRGRPGMADSPADVSARLTALRAGMRRGQGGQGDQPGTRSGTTGTVTNTSSRPTSEES, encoded by the coding sequence TTGACAGCGGTCCAGCACGAGCCGGCGCAACTCGGCTCCGGTCGGCCGGGACCGTCCCCGGATCCGGCGAACCCAGCCGGCTCCTCGGCCGGTACCGCCTTTCCCGAGCCGCGTCATCGCACGCCACCGGGACGGCGCGGAGGGAACCGAGCCGGTGGCCCGGGCGGGGGTGGCAGCACCATCGGCCGCCGCGTCGCGCGCATCCTGGCACTGCCCGCCGCCGTGATCCTGCTCCTGCTGGGCATCCTGTCCGCCCAGCAGATCGGCAGCTACCGCGACGCCGCCGCCACCGCCGACGCGGTCACCCTGTCGCTGGAGGTGCAGAAGCTGGTCACTGCCCTGCAGACCGAGCGTGGTGTCACCGCCGCGGTGCAGGGCGGCAACAGCAGCTTCACCCCCGAGCTCGCGCCAGCCCGCAGTCAGGTCGACGGCCAGCGCCGGGTGGTGCAAGGGCTCGTCGGCAACAGCGACGGCGACGGGGCCCGGGTCGATTCCGCCCTCAGCCAGCTCGACGGGCTGACCGCGATCCGGGCCTCCACCGACGCCGGCAAGGACATCGACAGCGCCGGGCGCACGGCCACTTTCGAGTACTACACCGAGCGCATCGCGGGTCTGGCCGACGTCGACCTGGGCCTCGGTAACAGCGGCGACACCCAGCTGCGCCGCGGTCTGACGGCCTTCCGCTCGCTGCAGCACGGCATCGAGGGCCTGTCCCAGGAACGTGCCTTCCTCAACGGCGTCTACTCGGCCGGCGGCTTCAGCGGCGACGAGTTCATGCGCCTGTCCGAGATGCGCGCCGAGTACCAGTACTCGCTCGACCAGTTCGGCGAGTACGCGACCACCGGGCAGAAGCAGTCGCTGAGCTTCATCTTCTCCACCGGTGCGGCACAGGTGGTGCAGTCGTTCGAGCAGACCGCGCTGGAGGCCGGCGACGGCCGGCACCTGAACGTCAACCCGCAGTCGTGGTGGTCGGGCATGGGCACCCTGCTCGCTGACGCCGACCAGCTGGAACAGCACGTCGGCTCGCAGATCCAGGAGCGCGCCCACGACCTGCAGCAGGCGGCCGCCGGCCGCATCGGGCTGCTGCTGGTCGCCGTGCTGGTCTGCTTCGCCGGGTCGATCTACCTGTCCACCCTGGCCGCGCTGTCGATCTCCCGACCGCTGGCCTCGCTCGCCGCCGAGGCCGACGACCTGGCCGTCAACCGGTTGCCCGAGGCCGTGCGCCGCGCGCAGAACGCCGATCCGGACTCCCCGCCGCAGCCGCCCGGGACCGTCCGCGTCCCGGCCCGCGCCACCGACGAGATTCGTTCCGTGGCAACTGCTCTGGACCACCTTCAGGCGGCCGCCTACGAACTGGCCACCGAGCAGGCCCTGCAGCGGCGCGACACCATCCAGTCGCTGGCCAACCTGGGCCGCCGCAACCAGAACCTGATCCGCCGCCAGCTCGGGTTCATCACCTCGCTGGAGCGCGAGGAGGTCGACCCGAACGCCCTGGCCAACCTGTTCGAGCTCGACCACCTCGCCACCCGCATGCGGCGCAACGCCTCCAGCCTGCTGGTGCTGGTCGACGCGTCCAGTCCACGCACCTGGTCCCAGGCCGTCCCGGTGGCCGACGTGATCCGTGCCGCCGTCTCCGAGGTCGAGGAGTACCGCCGGGTCGCACTGCGGCGGGTGGACGAGGCCAACGTGCTGGGCAGCGCGATCGGCTCGATCGCGCACCTGCTCTCGGAGCTGATCGAGAACGGCCTCACCTTCTCCCCGCCCGACAGCGAGGTCGAGGTGCAGGGCCGCCGGATCGCCGACGGCTACCTCATCGCCGTCACCGACCAGGGCGTCGGCATGACTCCCGAGGAACTCCGTCTGGCCAACAGCCGACTGCGCGGCGAGGGCGACTTCATCGCCGCCCCGACCCGCTTCCTCGGGCACTTCGTGGTCGGTAAACTGGCCCGTGACACCGGTGTTCAGGTCGAACTGCTGCCTTCCCCGGTCACCGGGGTCACCGCCCGGGTGATCCTGCCGGCCTCGCTGCTGGCGGCGTCGCTGTCGGTCGAGGTGCGCTCGCTGCAGGAGGCGCCGGTCGTCCAGCACTACGACCAGCCCGCCCCGCTGCTGGCCCTGCCGCGGCTCGACGCACTGGACGACCCGCTGCACGACCAGCTGCGCGACATCCCCCGGGTGCCGGACGACCCGGGCGAGCTCGTCGACGACGCCCAGATCAGCGAGATCGGTGGGGTTCCCGGTCCCCGGGTCCAGGACCTGCCGGTGATCGAGCCGGCCGTCGACCGGTTCGACGAGCGCGGGTTCGCCCCCGAGATCGGCCGGGCCCCGGCCCACCGGGGTGACGATCAGGGTCCCGGTGAGCAGAACTTCGCCGGCCCGGGTTTCGACGACCAGCTTCTCGGCGGTCAGGGCCTGACCGCCGACCTTCCGGCGCCCGGCCATGTCGCGGGCACCCCCCGGTGGGCGAAGCCGGGTGATCTGGTGGCCCACCAGTTCGAGCAGAGGACGCACGAGGGCACCGGCGCCGACGACGAGGACCGTGGGGGGCCGGGTTCCCAGCCCCACAACGGCAGCTTCATCGATCTTCGCACCCCGGCCGCCGGTCTGGGGCTGCCCGCGGCCAAGCCGGCTCCCGGCACCCCACCCTCGGGTACTCGCCCGACCGGATCGCTGCGGCCGGCGCAGGCGCGCACCCCGGGTACGCCCCGCCGGGTGTCGCCCTCCGGGTCCCCCCAGACGGCGGGCATCCCGCTCGCCGGGGGCCCCGTCGATCACACCCAGAACGGCCTGCGCAAGCGGGTTCCCCGCAGCCAGCGGCAGGATGGCGGCGGTCCGGCCCGCTCTCCGCGCCGGGTCATCGACCTGGACGCGGCGGCCGAACGCTCCCAGCGGGGCCGGCCGGGTATGGCCGACTCACCTGCCGACGTCAGCGCCCGTCTGACCGCTCTGCGCGCAGGGATGCGCCGTGGGCAGGGCGGTCAGGGTGACCAGCCCGGTACCAGATCCGGTACCACCGGGACGGTCACGAACACCTCCAGCCGCCCGACGTCAGAGGAGTCCTAG
- a CDS encoding ABC transporter permease subunit, protein MSTATPERTANPVRVTQSRVIASEWIKFRSLRSTVWTLVAAVGLLVGIAALFSAVMVSQWDTMDAGQRALFDPVTASAQGSTFAQLATGVLGVLLISGEYSTGMIRASLTVVPRRLPVLWGKIAVFAAVTFAVMLVASFGAFLVTQAVLAGQDLDVALGHDGVLRTIVGVPLYVTVAGIFAMALGTLLRNTAAGISALVAVFFVVPPLFSLLPSSLGDAVVKYLPNTAGQAVFGNGGDGSLAPWTGFGVFCVYTVVLVGIAAWRLRRVDV, encoded by the coding sequence ATGAGCACCGCGACGCCCGAGCGCACCGCGAACCCGGTGCGGGTCACCCAGAGCCGCGTCATTGCCTCGGAGTGGATCAAGTTCCGCTCGCTGCGCTCCACCGTCTGGACCCTGGTGGCGGCCGTCGGTCTGCTGGTCGGCATCGCCGCACTCTTCAGTGCCGTGATGGTCAGCCAGTGGGACACGATGGACGCGGGCCAGCGGGCCCTCTTCGACCCGGTCACCGCGAGCGCCCAGGGCAGCACGTTCGCCCAGCTCGCCACCGGGGTGCTGGGTGTGCTGCTGATCAGCGGCGAGTACTCGACGGGGATGATCCGGGCGAGCCTGACGGTCGTGCCCCGGCGCCTGCCCGTGCTGTGGGGCAAGATCGCGGTGTTCGCGGCCGTGACGTTCGCCGTGATGCTGGTGGCGTCGTTCGGGGCGTTCCTCGTGACCCAGGCCGTGCTGGCGGGCCAGGACCTCGACGTGGCGCTGGGCCACGACGGGGTGCTGCGCACGATCGTGGGCGTGCCCCTGTACGTGACGGTGGCCGGGATCTTCGCGATGGCGCTGGGCACCCTGCTGCGCAACACCGCCGCCGGTATCTCCGCCCTGGTCGCCGTGTTCTTCGTGGTGCCTCCCCTGTTCAGCCTGCTGCCCTCGAGCCTGGGCGACGCGGTCGTGAAGTACCTGCCGAACACCGCGGGGCAGGCCGTCTTCGGTAACGGTGGTGACGGTTCCCTGGCCCCGTGGACCGGTTTCGGGGTGTTCTGCGTCTACACGGTCGTGCTGGTCGGGATCGCCGCGTGGCGCCTGCGCCGGGTCGACGTGTAG
- a CDS encoding M56 family metallopeptidase, whose translation MTTAAWLWLLAITLIWPVPAVLARARWLLTVPRPAVVLWQAVAVSALLAVFGASLATIQALVFNLLLPDAAVRAGERPASLSEIDATGALHLTIATGLLVLTVVALVKLNYVGIQVARRLRRHRSRHRDLVDLLAGTGMPDAQDIRVLSSGETAYAYCLPGRDSRVVISDAALRDLTPEQVAAVIEHERAHLRARHDLLLEFFTVLYEAAGRRAGTQAALEQSAVLVELLADDAARRLHGPQPLIAALATLGSSTALESPASPTSPTSLTGQKTADSGEQTEVTGLGVLPRLRRLVDAPVSVAPPGLAAAVYAGALALIAVPTGALALPWLLSTWHAVR comes from the coding sequence GTGACCACCGCGGCCTGGCTCTGGCTGCTTGCGATCACGCTGATCTGGCCGGTGCCGGCCGTTCTCGCCCGGGCCCGGTGGCTGCTGACCGTGCCCCGGCCCGCGGTGGTGCTGTGGCAGGCCGTCGCCGTGTCCGCCCTGCTGGCCGTGTTCGGGGCCTCGCTCGCCACCATCCAGGCCCTGGTGTTCAACCTCCTGCTGCCCGACGCCGCCGTGCGCGCGGGTGAACGCCCGGCGTCCCTGTCCGAGATCGACGCCACCGGGGCACTACACCTCACGATCGCCACCGGCCTGCTCGTCCTCACCGTGGTCGCCCTGGTGAAGCTCAACTACGTGGGCATCCAGGTGGCCCGTCGCCTGCGTCGTCACCGCAGTCGTCACCGCGATCTGGTCGATCTGCTGGCCGGCACCGGGATGCCCGACGCCCAGGACATCCGGGTGCTCAGCAGCGGCGAGACCGCCTACGCCTACTGCCTTCCGGGCCGCGACTCCCGGGTCGTCATCAGCGACGCCGCCCTGCGCGACCTCACCCCCGAACAGGTTGCCGCCGTCATCGAGCACGAGCGGGCCCACCTGCGGGCCCGGCACGACCTGCTGCTGGAGTTCTTCACCGTGCTCTACGAGGCGGCCGGCCGCCGGGCCGGCACCCAGGCCGCACTGGAGCAGTCGGCCGTGCTGGTGGAACTGCTCGCCGACGACGCCGCCCGCCGCCTGCACGGACCCCAGCCCCTGATCGCCGCCCTGGCCACCCTGGGCAGCAGCACCGCCCTGGAGAGCCCCGCCTCCCCCACCTCCCCCACCTCTCTGACCGGGCAGAAGACTGCGGACAGCGGCGAACAGACCGAGGTGACCGGTCTGGGAGTACTCCCCCGCCTGCGCCGCCTCGTCGACGCCCCCGTCTCCGTCGCCCCGCCAGGCCTGGCCGCGGCCGTCTACGCCGGCGCCCTCGCCCTGATCGCCGTCCCCACCGGCGCCCTGGCCCTGCCCTGGCTCCTGAGCACCTGGCACGCCGTCCGCTGA
- a CDS encoding ATP-binding cassette domain-containing protein, producing MIEVENLRKEYGDKVAVDDLTFTVQPGTVTGFLGPNGAGKSTTMRMIAGLDEPTRGRVRVNGADYRRSAAPMAELGILLEAKAVHTGRSARNHLLALAATNGVPARRVDEVIEMVGLAEVAKKRVGGFSLGMGQRLGVAGALLGDPRVVILDEPVNGLDPEGVLWIRNLLKALASQGRTVFVSSHLMSEMAQTATRLVVVGRGKLVADTTVDEFVSRATGNGVLVRTPEAPRLRQALLRPGITVTSEAEGVLEVFGLTAPEIGIVAWRERLPLYELTSRSASLEEAFMQLTHDAVEYRNQPVDQMKQEVAV from the coding sequence ATGATCGAAGTGGAGAACCTGCGCAAGGAGTACGGCGACAAGGTCGCCGTCGACGACCTCACCTTCACCGTGCAACCCGGAACCGTCACCGGGTTCCTGGGGCCGAACGGGGCCGGGAAGTCGACCACGATGCGGATGATCGCCGGCCTCGACGAGCCCACCCGTGGACGCGTACGCGTCAACGGCGCCGACTACCGACGGTCGGCCGCCCCGATGGCCGAGCTCGGCATCCTGCTGGAGGCCAAGGCCGTGCACACCGGCCGCTCCGCCCGCAACCACCTGCTCGCGCTCGCCGCCACGAACGGCGTGCCGGCCCGGCGGGTGGACGAGGTGATCGAGATGGTCGGGCTGGCCGAGGTGGCGAAGAAGCGCGTCGGCGGGTTCTCCCTCGGCATGGGCCAGCGCCTCGGCGTGGCCGGCGCACTGCTCGGCGATCCGCGCGTGGTGATCCTGGACGAGCCGGTCAACGGTCTGGACCCGGAGGGCGTGCTGTGGATCCGGAACCTGCTCAAGGCCCTGGCCTCACAAGGGCGCACGGTGTTCGTGTCCTCGCACCTGATGAGCGAGATGGCCCAGACCGCGACCCGTCTGGTGGTGGTCGGCCGGGGGAAGCTGGTGGCGGACACCACGGTCGACGAGTTCGTCTCCCGCGCCACCGGCAACGGCGTGCTCGTGCGCACCCCCGAGGCCCCCCGACTGCGGCAGGCCCTGCTGCGCCCGGGCATCACCGTGACCAGCGAGGCGGAGGGCGTGCTGGAGGTCTTCGGTCTCACCGCACCGGAGATCGGCATCGTGGCCTGGCGGGAGCGCCTGCCGCTGTACGAGCTGACCAGTCGCAGCGCCTCGCTGGAAGAGGCATTCATGCAGCTCACCCACGACGCCGTGGAGTACCGGAACCAGCCCGTCGACCAGATGAAGCAGGAGGTGGCGGTATGA